In a genomic window of Dyadobacter fermentans DSM 18053:
- a CDS encoding acyltransferase: MKKIYLLYLRLFNPVKWARELGATVGERCRFYKISFSTEPYLVKIGNHVSATKVHFETHDGGVWIFRDQHPTWDIIKTVTIGDNVYLGYGTIILPGVTIGDNVVVGAMSVVTKDIPSNSVAVGIPARVIKTTDEYYQKIQKDVRETKKMSADQKAAYYKKMYSAL; this comes from the coding sequence ATGAAAAAAATATATTTGTTATATCTAAGGCTCTTCAACCCGGTAAAGTGGGCAAGAGAGCTAGGCGCGACGGTGGGAGAAAGATGCAGGTTTTACAAAATCTCTTTCAGCACCGAACCCTACCTTGTAAAGATCGGTAACCACGTCTCAGCCACAAAGGTCCATTTTGAGACGCATGATGGAGGGGTTTGGATATTCAGGGATCAGCATCCGACTTGGGATATCATCAAGACTGTTACGATAGGCGACAACGTTTACCTCGGCTACGGAACCATCATTTTGCCTGGCGTAACAATCGGAGACAATGTGGTCGTGGGTGCTATGTCAGTAGTCACGAAAGACATCCCTTCTAACTCCGTTGCTGTGGGCATACCTGCACGCGTGATTAAAACCACCGATGAATACTATCAAAAGATTCAAAAGGATGTTCGCGAAACCAAGAAAATGAGCGCTGACCAAAAGGCTGCCTATTATAAAAAAATGTACTCAGCTTTGTAA
- a CDS encoding glycosyltransferase, whose product MKIIQTIHALNPGGAERLVVELCNQFALRREDEVTVIILKSRSERNEDFYVSELDKPVKVVKMNFEDGFNFSYLIELYKKIKFLKPDVVHIHCVLDYLLLTILLYKRCKYVYTVHNIARVDLPGKLKYIVKFLSRLDLIKVATISVTNSKSYRAYTGLSNDTIVYNGRSRPEKTNLFHEAKSYTDAFRKEDNTLLLTIAKCSSQKNLGLLINSVKALRIQGFKLKLMIIGDGYDNSDLGKALKEMSDENIQFLGPKKNVADYFFLCDVYCISSLFEGMPITLIEALACGCTLVSTPVSGVVDIIENGKTGFVSSDFSEEQYIKTLKKFLLNKDGIDKSEINRLYTENFSIEVCGNNYYQLYES is encoded by the coding sequence ATGAAAATAATACAAACAATCCACGCGCTTAATCCTGGGGGGGCCGAGCGTTTGGTGGTAGAACTATGCAACCAGTTTGCACTCAGGCGGGAAGATGAGGTCACGGTAATCATACTTAAAAGCCGAAGCGAACGAAACGAAGACTTTTATGTCTCTGAGCTGGACAAGCCCGTAAAGGTCGTTAAAATGAACTTTGAGGATGGGTTTAATTTCTCTTATCTCATCGAGCTTTATAAAAAAATCAAATTTTTAAAACCCGATGTTGTTCATATTCATTGTGTCCTTGACTACCTCCTGTTGACGATATTACTGTACAAGAGATGTAAGTATGTCTACACGGTACACAATATTGCGAGAGTAGACCTACCTGGAAAGCTAAAATATATAGTCAAGTTTCTATCCAGACTTGATTTGATAAAGGTGGCTACTATATCCGTGACTAATAGCAAATCATATAGAGCGTACACAGGGCTTTCTAATGATACAATTGTTTATAACGGCAGGTCTCGTCCCGAAAAGACCAATCTTTTCCATGAAGCCAAGTCATATACAGATGCGTTTCGCAAAGAGGACAATACATTACTGCTTACAATTGCAAAGTGTTCCTCACAAAAGAATCTTGGTCTGCTCATTAATTCAGTAAAGGCCCTACGTATCCAAGGATTTAAATTGAAGCTCATGATCATCGGGGATGGTTATGACAATTCTGACCTGGGCAAAGCCTTGAAGGAAATGAGTGATGAGAACATTCAATTCCTGGGTCCCAAAAAAAACGTAGCAGACTACTTCTTTTTATGTGATGTTTACTGTATTTCGTCGCTATTTGAAGGTATGCCAATCACACTTATTGAGGCGCTGGCTTGCGGTTGTACGCTGGTAAGCACTCCGGTTAGTGGTGTTGTCGATATCATAGAAAACGGTAAAACAGGATTTGTATCCAGTGACTTCAGCGAGGAACAGTATATCAAGACATTGAAAAAATTTCTTTTAAACAAAGATGGTATCGATAAGAGTGAAATCAATCGGCTCTATACCGAAAATTTTTCAATAGAGGTATGTGGGAATAATTACTACCAGCTTTATGAAAGTTAA
- a CDS encoding glycosyltransferase family 4 protein produces MKIIVTGTRGIPNIQGGVETHCQEIFPLIADAGAGHDVTIIRRSGFVDPTNDISEYQGVKIVTLFSPRSKSLEAFLHTFLSVVYAAWKRPDILHIHAVGPSIMTPFARLLGLNVVMTHHGPDYERKKWGNLAKKVLQLGEQAGVRYANKVIVISEGIGSLIERKYNRSDFVLIPNGVPTANKNQETDYLESLGLKKGKYIFTLGRFVPEKGFDYLIQAYLQSNVSNDYKLVIAGDADHESPYSSTLKDTARKNGIVLTGFIKGEKLYQLYTSARLFILPSFYEGLPISLLEAMSYQLDILASDIDANKEVCLPQDFYFEVGNIDSLAKKIREKISNHSPLQNYDMSRYDWAQIARQTLEVYERACGKR; encoded by the coding sequence ATGAAAATTATTGTCACGGGAACACGTGGTATTCCAAATATTCAAGGCGGGGTTGAAACGCATTGCCAGGAAATTTTTCCTTTAATAGCAGACGCTGGCGCCGGGCACGATGTCACAATTATCAGAAGAAGCGGCTTTGTAGATCCGACCAATGATATCTCAGAATATCAGGGAGTGAAGATCGTTACTTTATTTTCTCCCAGGAGCAAATCGCTGGAAGCTTTCTTGCATACTTTTCTGTCGGTTGTTTATGCGGCGTGGAAACGGCCTGACATTCTGCATATACATGCGGTAGGCCCGTCAATCATGACGCCTTTCGCACGCTTGCTCGGGCTGAACGTAGTGATGACCCATCATGGCCCTGACTACGAAAGGAAAAAATGGGGCAATCTGGCAAAGAAAGTTTTACAGCTTGGCGAACAAGCTGGTGTTCGTTACGCAAATAAGGTGATCGTAATTTCAGAGGGAATTGGTTCTCTTATCGAAAGGAAATATAATCGTAGTGACTTTGTTCTGATTCCTAACGGAGTGCCCACAGCAAATAAAAATCAGGAAACGGATTACCTGGAAAGTCTGGGTCTGAAAAAGGGCAAGTACATATTTACATTGGGCCGCTTCGTACCTGAAAAAGGTTTCGACTACCTAATTCAAGCCTACTTGCAATCAAATGTGAGTAACGATTATAAGCTAGTGATAGCAGGAGATGCAGATCATGAGTCACCATACTCATCGACCCTGAAAGATACAGCCAGGAAAAATGGAATTGTTTTAACTGGGTTTATCAAAGGAGAAAAACTTTACCAATTGTATACATCCGCCCGCCTGTTTATTCTACCCTCATTCTATGAAGGCCTCCCGATTTCCTTATTGGAGGCAATGAGTTACCAACTAGATATTCTGGCTAGCGATATCGACGCCAATAAAGAAGTTTGCCTTCCCCAAGATTTCTATTTCGAAGTAGGAAATATCGACAGTTTAGCCAAAAAGATACGCGAAAAGATATCGAATCATTCACCCTTACAGAACTACGATATGAGCAGGTATGACTGGGCACAAATAGCTCGGCAAACTTTGGAAGTGTACGAACGCGCCTGCGGTAAACGGTAG
- a CDS encoding serine O-acetyltransferase, with amino-acid sequence MILSKTDLRNYLNEDKKFYQATFADYVLKRQEAYIVRYLYHLRHAEYYLNNSGRALSHRILKGYHTYKMRALSYKLGFQIGLNTCGPGIIFYHFGHIIINGKARIGKNLCVYPGVTIGQNERGEAPRIGDNCFLGLGSKVLGNVRIGNNVVVAANSVVTKDVPDNCMVAGVPAVIVKKRENALNFLNTI; translated from the coding sequence ATGATACTTAGCAAGACCGACTTAAGAAATTATCTAAATGAGGACAAAAAGTTCTATCAGGCCACGTTTGCTGATTACGTTCTCAAACGGCAAGAAGCATATATCGTTAGGTATTTGTATCATCTCCGACACGCTGAGTACTACTTGAATAATTCAGGACGAGCATTGTCACACAGGATACTAAAAGGTTATCATACATACAAGATGCGGGCGCTCTCTTACAAGCTTGGTTTTCAAATCGGTTTAAATACATGTGGGCCAGGTATTATCTTCTATCACTTTGGACATATTATTATCAATGGCAAGGCAAGGATTGGAAAGAACCTTTGTGTCTACCCCGGCGTCACCATCGGCCAAAATGAACGGGGTGAGGCGCCTCGCATTGGGGACAATTGTTTCCTGGGACTAGGCAGCAAAGTTTTAGGCAATGTTCGAATAGGGAACAACGTGGTAGTGGCGGCAAATTCGGTAGTAACAAAAGACGTTCCGGATAATTGCATGGTTGCGGGGGTACCAGCTGTAATAGTCAAGAAGCGAGAGAATGCATTAAATTTTCTTAACACTATCTAA
- a CDS encoding glycosyltransferase family 4 protein: MNIVVLVKNLTSGGAEKQSVLLAISLCKLYNVTYVVFNDQYVHQQYMDLLSQNPRINVLKCHGNLFSRFSQLTNYLKSNRVDCIFSYLTAANAFAALAGKVAGVKSYFPGIRNAYLPPAKAIADRFITNRYATRTVLNCHSGKSYFLTQGFANEKMVVIPNCFENISAYTKKPEDNVTRIITVGRFVAQKDYNTALKVIASLKSNSANIIFTIVGYGELEQEIRAQIKLLNLTEIVEVHINPNNIPELLNRSHIYLSTSLFEGTSNSIMEAMNADLPIVATNVGDNNALIQENLNGFLCDVKDVDAIAGKLQCLITDPDRRAEMGKKSKEHLINEFSMDKFRESYVQLIES; this comes from the coding sequence GTGAATATTGTTGTTTTAGTCAAAAATCTCACAAGCGGTGGCGCTGAAAAACAGTCTGTGCTGCTAGCCATATCATTATGTAAATTGTATAATGTAACGTATGTAGTTTTCAATGATCAGTACGTACATCAACAATACATGGATCTGTTATCTCAAAACCCAAGGATCAATGTTCTTAAATGCCACGGCAACCTGTTCAGTCGCTTTTCCCAATTAACAAATTACTTGAAATCAAATCGGGTAGATTGTATTTTCAGTTATTTGACTGCCGCCAACGCATTTGCAGCGCTTGCAGGGAAAGTTGCCGGTGTAAAGAGCTATTTTCCCGGCATACGAAACGCTTACCTTCCCCCTGCCAAGGCAATTGCGGATCGCTTCATAACCAATCGATATGCAACGCGGACCGTCCTGAACTGCCATTCAGGCAAGAGCTACTTTTTGACGCAAGGCTTTGCGAACGAAAAAATGGTCGTCATCCCAAACTGCTTTGAAAATATTTCAGCGTACACTAAAAAACCCGAGGATAATGTAACCCGCATTATTACGGTGGGTCGATTTGTGGCACAGAAGGACTACAATACTGCATTAAAGGTAATCGCTTCGTTAAAAAGTAATAGTGCGAACATCATTTTCACCATCGTGGGATATGGCGAACTTGAGCAAGAAATTCGTGCGCAGATCAAGCTTTTGAATTTAACGGAGATTGTGGAAGTTCATATTAATCCAAATAATATTCCGGAATTACTCAACCGCTCTCATATCTACCTGTCGACTTCGCTTTTTGAAGGCACCAGTAATTCGATTATGGAGGCAATGAATGCGGATCTCCCCATTGTTGCAACGAACGTGGGCGACAACAACGCATTGATCCAAGAGAACCTAAATGGATTTCTCTGCGATGTGAAGGATGTCGATGCGATTGCTGGCAAGCTGCAATGCCTCATTACCGATCCTGACAGAAGGGCTGAAATGGGTAAGAAAAGCAAGGAACACCTCATCAACGAATTCTCGATGGATAAGTTCAGAGAATCTTATGTCCAATTAATTGAAAGCTAA